Proteins from one Strix aluco isolate bStrAlu1 chromosome 10, bStrAlu1.hap1, whole genome shotgun sequence genomic window:
- the BTK gene encoding tyrosine-protein kinase BTK isoform X1: MLGTGRLCWGPGGCAMLGQNSPLRCSSSFPLWRHCPRGHSEDVSHLPSTAGSDPAAATQATCRAQRGGGWRGRHGQCHPGEHLLEALAAEEENISPQLQEAPVPVDGEQAVLLRRRGSKKGSVDIEKITCVETVVPENNPPPERQVPRKGDDYNNMEQISIIERFPYPFQVVYDEGPLYVFSPTEELRKRWIHQLKSVIRYNSDLVQKYHPCFWIDGQYLCCSQTAKNAMGCQILESRNGSLKVGRSHRKTKKPLPPTPEEDQMVMKPLPPEPAPSTAGEMKKVVALYNYLPMNAQDLQLEKGEEYLILEESHLPWWKARDKNGKEGYIPSNYVTETSNSLEIFEWYSKNITRSQAEQLLKEEGKEGGFIVRDSTSKTGKYTVSVYAKSSVDPQGTIRHYVVCCTPQNQYYLAEKHLFNTIPELITYHQHNSAGLISRLKYPVSQHQKSAPSTAGLGYGSWEIDPKDLTFLKELGTGQFGVVKYGKWRGQYNVAIKMIREGSMSEDEFINEAKVMMNLSHEKLVQLYGVCTKQRPIFIITEYMANGCLLNFLRETRRRFQPAELLEMCKDVCEAMEYLESKQFLHRDLAARNCLVNDQGIVKVSDFGLSRYVLDDEYTSSMGSKFPVRWSPPEVLLYSKFSSKSDVWAFGVLMWEVYSLGKMPYERFNNSETTEHVIQGLRLYRPQQASERVYAVMYSCWHEKAEERPTFTALLGSIRDMTDEEP, encoded by the exons CAACCTGCCGAGCACAGCgtggaggaggctggaggggcCGACATGGCCAGTGTCATCCTGGAGAGCATCTTCTTGAAGCGCTCgcagcagaagaagaaaacatctcCCCTCAACTTCAAGAAGCGCCTGTTCCTGTTGACGGAGAGCAAGCTGTCCTACTACGA CGCCGGGGCAGTAAGAAGGGCTCAGTGGACATCGAGAAGATCACCTGTGTGGAGACAGTGGTGCCCGAAAACAACCCTCCCCCTGAGCGGCAGGTCCCG aGGAAAGGAGACGATTACAACAACATGGAGCAGATCTCAATCATCGAACGGTTCCCCTACCCCTTTCAG GTGGTATATGACGAAGGGCCCCTCTACGTCTTCTCCCCGACGGAGGAGTTGCGCAAACGCTGGATCCATCAGCTGAAGAGTG TGATCCGGTACAACAGTGACCTGGTACAGAAGTATCACCCCTGCTTCTGGATTGACGGCCAGTACCTGTGCTGCTCCCAGACAGCCAAGAATGCCATGGGCTGCCAGATCCTGGAGAGCAGGAATGGCA GTTTAAAAGTTGGCCGGTCACATCGCAAGACAAAGAAGCCTCTTCCCCCCACTCCTGAGGAGGACCAG ATGGTGATGAAGCCCCTGCCTCCCGAGCCGGCCCCCAGCACCGCAGGCGAGATGAAGAAGGTagtggccctctacaactacctgccgATGAACGCGCAGGACCTGCAACTGGAGAAGGGTGAGGAGTACCTCATCCTGGAGGAAAGCCACCTGCCCTGGTGGAAAGCCCGTGACAAGAACGG GAAGGAAGGATACATCCCCAGCAACTATGTCACTGAAACCAGCAATTCCCTGGAGATCTTTGA GTGGTACTCAAAGAATATCACTCGGAGCCAAGCAGAGCAACTGCTGAAAGAGGAG GGTAAGGAAGGGGGCTTCATTGTCCGAGACTCTACCAGCAAGACAGGGAAATACACCGTCTCCGTCTATGCCAAGTCCTCTGT AGACCCCCAAGGCACGATCCGCCATTACGTTGTATGCTGCACCCCCCAGAATCAGTATTACCTGGCAGAAAAGCACCTGTTCAACACCATCCCAGAGCTCATCACATACCATCAGCACAACTCTGCTG GGCTCATATCCAGACTGAAGTACCCCGTGTCTCAACACCAGAAAAGTGCTCCTTCCACAGCTGGCCTCGGCTATG GGTCGTGGGAGATTGACCCGAAGGATCTGACcttcctgaaggaactggggaCAGGGCAATTTGGTGTGGTGAAGTACGGGAAATGGAGAGGCCAGTACAACGTTGCTATCAAGATGATCAGGGAGGGCTCCATGTCAGAGGACGAGTTTATCAACGAAGCCAAAGTCATGAT GAACCTGTCTCATGAGAAGCTGGTGCAGCTCTATGGGGTCTGCACCAAGCAGCGTCCCATCTTCATCATCACTGAGTACATGGCCAACGGCTGCCTCCTGAACTTCCTGCGGGAAACTCGGCGGCGGTTCCAGCCTGCTGAATTGCTGGAGATGTGCAAGGACGTCTGTGAAGCTATGGAGTACCTGGAATCCAAGCAGTTCCTGCACCGAGACCTG GCTGCTCGCAACTGTTTGGTGAATGACCAAGGAATTGTGAAAGTATCAGATTTTGGCCTTTCCAG GTATGTTCTAGATGACGAGTATACAAGCTCCATGGGGTCAAAGTTTCCAGTGCGGTGGTCCCCCCCTGAAGTGCTTCTGTACAGCAAGTTCAGCAGCAAGTCTGACGTCTGGGCTTTTG GTGTTCTGATGTGGGAAGTTTACTCTCTGGGAAAGATGCCTTACGAGAGGTTTAACAACAGCGAGACAACGGAGCACGTCATCCAAGGCCTGCGCCTCTACCGGCCACAGCAGGCCTCCGAGCGGGTCTACGCCGTCATGTACAGCTGCTGGCATGAG AAGGCCGAGGAGCGCCCCACCTTCACGGCGCTGCTGGGCAGCATCCGGGACATGACGGACGAGGAGCCCTGA
- the TIMM8A gene encoding mitochondrial import inner membrane translocase subunit Tim8 A has translation MDAPSAAGLGGADPQLQRFIEVETQKQRFQQLVHQMTELCWEKCMDKPGPKLDSRAETCFVNCVERFIDTSQFILNRLEQTQKSKSAFSESLSD, from the exons ATGGACGCGCCGTCCGCCGCCGGGCTGGGCGGTGCCGACCCCCAGCTCCAGCGCTTCATCGAGGTGGAGACGCAGAAGCAGCGCTTCCAGCAGCTGGTGCACCAGATGACCGAGCTCTGCTGG GAGAAGTGCATGGACAAGCCGGGGCCAAAGCTGGACAGCCGGGCCGAGACGTGCTTCGTGAACTGCGTGGAACGCTTCATCGACACCAGCCAGTTCATCCTGAACCGGCTAGAGCAGACGCAGAAGTCCAAGTCGGCCTTCTCCGAGAGCCTGTCCGACTGA
- the BTK gene encoding tyrosine-protein kinase BTK isoform X2, with protein MASVILESIFLKRSQQKKKTSPLNFKKRLFLLTESKLSYYEYDFERGRRGSKKGSVDIEKITCVETVVPENNPPPERQVPRKGDDYNNMEQISIIERFPYPFQVVYDEGPLYVFSPTEELRKRWIHQLKSVIRYNSDLVQKYHPCFWIDGQYLCCSQTAKNAMGCQILESRNGSLKVGRSHRKTKKPLPPTPEEDQMVMKPLPPEPAPSTAGEMKKVVALYNYLPMNAQDLQLEKGEEYLILEESHLPWWKARDKNGKEGYIPSNYVTETSNSLEIFEWYSKNITRSQAEQLLKEEGKEGGFIVRDSTSKTGKYTVSVYAKSSVDPQGTIRHYVVCCTPQNQYYLAEKHLFNTIPELITYHQHNSAGLISRLKYPVSQHQKSAPSTAGLGYGSWEIDPKDLTFLKELGTGQFGVVKYGKWRGQYNVAIKMIREGSMSEDEFINEAKVMMNLSHEKLVQLYGVCTKQRPIFIITEYMANGCLLNFLRETRRRFQPAELLEMCKDVCEAMEYLESKQFLHRDLAARNCLVNDQGIVKVSDFGLSRYVLDDEYTSSMGSKFPVRWSPPEVLLYSKFSSKSDVWAFGVLMWEVYSLGKMPYERFNNSETTEHVIQGLRLYRPQQASERVYAVMYSCWHEKAEERPTFTALLGSIRDMTDEEP; from the exons ATGGCCAGTGTCATCCTGGAGAGCATCTTCTTGAAGCGCTCgcagcagaagaagaaaacatctcCCCTCAACTTCAAGAAGCGCCTGTTCCTGTTGACGGAGAGCAAGCTGTCCTACTACGAGTATGACTTTGAGCGGGGG CGCCGGGGCAGTAAGAAGGGCTCAGTGGACATCGAGAAGATCACCTGTGTGGAGACAGTGGTGCCCGAAAACAACCCTCCCCCTGAGCGGCAGGTCCCG aGGAAAGGAGACGATTACAACAACATGGAGCAGATCTCAATCATCGAACGGTTCCCCTACCCCTTTCAG GTGGTATATGACGAAGGGCCCCTCTACGTCTTCTCCCCGACGGAGGAGTTGCGCAAACGCTGGATCCATCAGCTGAAGAGTG TGATCCGGTACAACAGTGACCTGGTACAGAAGTATCACCCCTGCTTCTGGATTGACGGCCAGTACCTGTGCTGCTCCCAGACAGCCAAGAATGCCATGGGCTGCCAGATCCTGGAGAGCAGGAATGGCA GTTTAAAAGTTGGCCGGTCACATCGCAAGACAAAGAAGCCTCTTCCCCCCACTCCTGAGGAGGACCAG ATGGTGATGAAGCCCCTGCCTCCCGAGCCGGCCCCCAGCACCGCAGGCGAGATGAAGAAGGTagtggccctctacaactacctgccgATGAACGCGCAGGACCTGCAACTGGAGAAGGGTGAGGAGTACCTCATCCTGGAGGAAAGCCACCTGCCCTGGTGGAAAGCCCGTGACAAGAACGG GAAGGAAGGATACATCCCCAGCAACTATGTCACTGAAACCAGCAATTCCCTGGAGATCTTTGA GTGGTACTCAAAGAATATCACTCGGAGCCAAGCAGAGCAACTGCTGAAAGAGGAG GGTAAGGAAGGGGGCTTCATTGTCCGAGACTCTACCAGCAAGACAGGGAAATACACCGTCTCCGTCTATGCCAAGTCCTCTGT AGACCCCCAAGGCACGATCCGCCATTACGTTGTATGCTGCACCCCCCAGAATCAGTATTACCTGGCAGAAAAGCACCTGTTCAACACCATCCCAGAGCTCATCACATACCATCAGCACAACTCTGCTG GGCTCATATCCAGACTGAAGTACCCCGTGTCTCAACACCAGAAAAGTGCTCCTTCCACAGCTGGCCTCGGCTATG GGTCGTGGGAGATTGACCCGAAGGATCTGACcttcctgaaggaactggggaCAGGGCAATTTGGTGTGGTGAAGTACGGGAAATGGAGAGGCCAGTACAACGTTGCTATCAAGATGATCAGGGAGGGCTCCATGTCAGAGGACGAGTTTATCAACGAAGCCAAAGTCATGAT GAACCTGTCTCATGAGAAGCTGGTGCAGCTCTATGGGGTCTGCACCAAGCAGCGTCCCATCTTCATCATCACTGAGTACATGGCCAACGGCTGCCTCCTGAACTTCCTGCGGGAAACTCGGCGGCGGTTCCAGCCTGCTGAATTGCTGGAGATGTGCAAGGACGTCTGTGAAGCTATGGAGTACCTGGAATCCAAGCAGTTCCTGCACCGAGACCTG GCTGCTCGCAACTGTTTGGTGAATGACCAAGGAATTGTGAAAGTATCAGATTTTGGCCTTTCCAG GTATGTTCTAGATGACGAGTATACAAGCTCCATGGGGTCAAAGTTTCCAGTGCGGTGGTCCCCCCCTGAAGTGCTTCTGTACAGCAAGTTCAGCAGCAAGTCTGACGTCTGGGCTTTTG GTGTTCTGATGTGGGAAGTTTACTCTCTGGGAAAGATGCCTTACGAGAGGTTTAACAACAGCGAGACAACGGAGCACGTCATCCAAGGCCTGCGCCTCTACCGGCCACAGCAGGCCTCCGAGCGGGTCTACGCCGTCATGTACAGCTGCTGGCATGAG AAGGCCGAGGAGCGCCCCACCTTCACGGCGCTGCTGGGCAGCATCCGGGACATGACGGACGAGGAGCCCTGA